From the Babylonia areolata isolate BAREFJ2019XMU chromosome 15, ASM4173473v1, whole genome shotgun sequence genome, one window contains:
- the LOC143290481 gene encoding cyclic AMP-dependent transcription factor ATF-7-like isoform X2 produces MCDVDDNKPFVCSALGCAMRFTNEDHLNVHMRKHEMSLALNPGGYSGSPGLNIPDQTPTPTKFLKNCEEIGLFQELSKNPFEEAFKKASDAEPGVPLPGPQSNELNTPVPPPLTDKPPGTFLLHDVEKGVQSPTSSSVVLHKDGLVLSSDGFALDLSGQRSKEKVSMQASSTTGETEEVSVISIADSTQSPSKTVPSTIPVVSSQDIVVTQAVSSTLPGSKPATGTTTQQVILTPPVTGAMLGQQVLTTTTTPPPTAQQQLQSSSETPSSQGVQSCTMQVYLQLPTGQTVPVHIPATISTVLPAASGQQQQQQQQQQQQQTQPAQPMPASLAAQSQPTKLEMRQVVTPSPPATTNSTMALKQRLKQTLQAQQQQQQQQQQQLGVVSSSVKTEPSAVAPTVQSQMSPLMMSLDAPQMDLLMEMSQGSESEPPSKRAKNGSSDSEDPDERRRKFLERNRAAAARCRNKRKQWISNLEKKAEELQQTNTRLQSEVSLLRGEVAQLKTLLLAHQDCPVTLQQKSQGQLALHTSQSLSLS; encoded by the exons ATGTGTGATGTGGATGATAACAAGCCGTTTGTCTGCTCGGCCTTGGGCTGTGCTATG cGTTTCACCAACGAGGATCACTTGAATGTGCACATGAGGAAGCATGAGATGTCTCTGGCTCTGAACCCAGGTGGTTACAGTGGGTCACCAGGCCTCAATATTCCAG AtcagacaccaacaccaaccaaatTTTTGAAGAATTGTGAGGAGATAGGACTGTTCCAGGAACTCAGCAAGAATCCGTTTGAGGAGGCCTTTAAAAAAGCTTCAGATGCAGAA CCAGGTGTGCCACTGCCGGGCCCACAGTCCAACGAGCTGAATACGCCGGTACCCCCTCCCCTGACAGACAAACCCCCAGGAACTTTCCTCTTACACGATGTGGAGAAAGGGGTGCagtcccccacctcttcctccgtCGTGCTCCACAAGGATGGCCTGGTTTTGTCCAGTGATGGCTTCGCCCTTGACCTCTCGGGTCAGAGGTCGAAGGAAAAGGTCAGCATGCAGGCCTCCTCCACAACAGGGGAGACGGAAGAGGTCAGCGTCATCTCCATCGCGGACAGCACTCAGTCCCCCTCGAAGACCGTCCCCTCCACCATCCCTGTCGTGTCGTCTCAAGACATTGTCGTGACGCAAGCAGTGTCTTCTACGTTACCTGG GAGCAAACCAGCGACAGGGACCACCACACAACAGGTGATCCTGACACCACCCGTGACGGGCGCCATGTTGGGTCAGCAAGtgctgacgacgacaacgacaccCCCACCAACAGCCCAGCAACAACTGCAGTCCTCGTCGGAGACACCCTCTTCCCAGGGGGTGCAGTCCTGTACCATGCAG GTGTATCTGCAGCTCCCAACTGGCCAGACCGTCCCTGTACACATTCCAGCCACAATCAGCACCGTGCTGCCTGCAGCCTCtggccagcaacagcagcaacaacaacagcagcagcagcaacagacacAGCCAGCCCAGCCGATGCCAGCATCCTTGGCAGCGCAGTCCCAGCCAACCAAGTTAGAGATGCGGCAGGTTGTGACGCCCTCTCCCCCAGCCACTACCAACTCCACTATGGCTTTGAAACAG AGATTAAAACAGACACTACaggcccagcagcagcagcagcagcaacaacaacagcagttagGCGTGGTCAGTTCGTCAGTGAAGACAGAGCCCAGTGCGGTGGCCCCAACCGTGCAGTCTCAGAtgtctccactgatgatgtcGCTGGATGCTCCTCAGATGGATCTGCTGATGGAGATGTCTCAAGGGTCTGAATCAGAACCCCCCAG CAAACGAGCCAAAAATGGTTCCAGTGACTCAGAAGACCCTGATGAAAGGAGGCGAAAGTTTTTGGAAAGAAACAG AGCGGCGGCAGCACGGTGTCGGAACAAACGGAAACAGTGGATCAGCAACCTGGAGAAAAAGGCCGAGGAGCTGCAGCAGACCAACACACGATTACAG